The Vibrio alginolyticus NBRC 15630 = ATCC 17749 genomic sequence GAGAGTCCGCCACCGTTAAAAAGAAAAGCGTAGAATTTAAGCGTACATGAGATGTTTGAGTTGTATGCTTATCGCCGTGTTTTATTTTTTATGTTTAAATTTCTGTATATAATAAGCAGTCAATCAGAAGTGAGGACGACCTCACCGCTCTATCTTTTCTCGGGGACGACCCCATCTCGTTGGGAAATGTGACATGGCTTGGGGAATTCTCTTCATTGCGGGCTTGTGTGAAATCGCATGGGCTGTCGGTCTTAAATATTCACAAGGGTTTACCAAATTCGGTGCTTCGGCATTCACTATTGTCTTTATGTTATTGAGCTTTTGGTTGCTTGGCATTGCGTTAAGAACCTTGCCTTTAGGCATTGCTTATGGCGTATGGGTAGGGATTGGCGCAATAGGCACGGCAGTCGTGAGTATTTATCTGTTCAATGAGCCAGCAACACTTATCAAAGCCTTAAGCTTGCTAATGATTGTCGCTGGTATCGCAGGGTTAAAAATATCAGCTTAACGTTAGGCTAAACACAAAACAGCCAGAGTCACTCTGGCTGTTTTTCTAAATGTCGTGTTTACGGTTCTGGGTAGGTATATCAAGCGTTGCGCTTAATAAAAGGTAATCGCAAGTGATGACCAAACGCATTAATTAATGCGCCTGTAACAATCAGACCGCCACCGACGTACGTCCAAATGATCGGAACCTCGCCAAAGAAAATGATGCCTAACAACACAGAAAATACGATCTGGATATACGAATAAGCGGAGGCTTTACCCGCTTGTTGAGTTTGCATCGCTTTGGTTAACCCCAATTGTCCAATTTGGGTAAAGACACCAACTAGAACCAACATGAAAGTCAGATATAGATCGGGCATTACAAAATCGTCGCCAATCAGTAAGAGTGAAGCGGGGAGAGCAACCAACGGGAAATAGAAAATGATCACTGAGCTGTCTTCTGTCTGACTCAGTTTTCTGACAATGACGTAGGCAATTGAGCTACCAAATGCGCCTAAGATCGCAATCATGACGCTAAACATTGGTAAAGCGCTATCTGAGCCTTGCCCAGTTTCTGGGCTTACCATGATATAGATGCCGAGTAAGCACAACGCAATACAAAGGAAAGTTGACGGCTGGATGCGCTCTTTCAAGAAAAATACGGCGAGTAGTGCAGTAAATACCGGATGAATATACTGGAATATCGTCGCTTCTGCCAAAGGTAAGGTGGTCACTGAATAATATACACACATCAGAGCCATCGTGCCCACAGCACCGCGTGCAAATAGTAATGGCTTATTATTGCCCCATACAGAAATTCGTTTTCGCTTTACATCGAAATAACTAATGATAAGTGAAACGAGCGCTCTTGCTGCAACGATTTCAAAAACGGGGATACCGTAGTTGCCGACGTGCTTTACTGTAGCCGACATCAGAGCAAAGCCAAACGCGGAAAGCACCATAAAGCGCACACCGATGGGAATCATAGTGTTGAATGAATTGGACATTTTACTGCTCATTTGTTGCGACAGATCTCACTTTAGCATACTTAGTTAGCGATTAAATCCTCTCAACTCAAACACTTCTGTCGACAAGATGAATAAACAGTAGAATACGTAGCAATTAATCTGCCTCTCTTCAGCGTAACAATAAAAACTCGATATTTAAGGAGCTTACATGATCCCGATAAAAGCAACGCATGTTTCAGGCGTTGTCATTTCAAAAATTGATGGCATAGAAAAAATGCTGTTACTCAAACGCGTAAAAGGTGGCTATTGGTGCCATGTTGCAGGTGGTATCGAAGCGGGTGAAGCCGGGTGGCAAACCATTTTAAGAGAGTTAAAAGAAGAGACACTAATTGACCAAGTTGAGTTACATACAGCAGACTTCCTAGAGCAGTTCTACGAAGCAAAAAATAACCGTATCATGGTTATCCCATGTTTTGTGCTATTTTGTCCGCCTAACCAATCAGTTGTTCTTAACGAAGAGCATACAGAGTATCGCTGGTGTACGCTTGAAGAAGCTAAGCAGCTGGCTCCGTTTGCCAATCAGCATCACCTATATGAACATGTATGGAAACATTATGTAGATGTGGCATCACTAACGCCATTTACTCTGATCGATCAAAAGGGCTAAATGAACGGCAACGGCTTTGATTAGTTTTTATAGAGAGGTTTGTTCTCATAAAATGAAGCGTTAGGATTTGCGCTGAGCGTTCACAATAAAAAGGAATAACATCTATGGATGAAGTCACATGCCAAGAGACGTATCAAGGAAATCACTTACAGAAGCGTTTTTCCGTCTCGCAAAGGGTCTCAATTGAGCCCCTCAACACGAAACACGCTTCCGCTTTACTAGAGGTTGTGAACACTCACCGAGAGAGCCTTGAGGGCTATCTACCTTGGACGGATTCTGTCACGAATCATAGAGAGGCCGTTAACTACATTTCCCAGCGAGTGAACAGTAACGC encodes the following:
- a CDS encoding DMT family transporter; the protein is MSNSFNTMIPIGVRFMVLSAFGFALMSATVKHVGNYGIPVFEIVAARALVSLIISYFDVKRKRISVWGNNKPLLFARGAVGTMALMCVYYSVTTLPLAEATIFQYIHPVFTALLAVFFLKERIQPSTFLCIALCLLGIYIMVSPETGQGSDSALPMFSVMIAILGAFGSSIAYVIVRKLSQTEDSSVIIFYFPLVALPASLLLIGDDFVMPDLYLTFMLVLVGVFTQIGQLGLTKAMQTQQAGKASAYSYIQIVFSVLLGIIFFGEVPIIWTYVGGGLIVTGALINAFGHHLRLPFIKRNA
- a CDS encoding DMT family transporter, whose amino-acid sequence is MAWGILFIAGLCEIAWAVGLKYSQGFTKFGASAFTIVFMLLSFWLLGIALRTLPLGIAYGVWVGIGAIGTAVVSIYLFNEPATLIKALSLLMIVAGIAGLKISA
- a CDS encoding NUDIX hydrolase, which produces MIPIKATHVSGVVISKIDGIEKMLLLKRVKGGYWCHVAGGIEAGEAGWQTILRELKEETLIDQVELHTADFLEQFYEAKNNRIMVIPCFVLFCPPNQSVVLNEEHTEYRWCTLEEAKQLAPFANQHHLYEHVWKHYVDVASLTPFTLIDQKG